The stretch of DNA AACTCCTCGGAGGTAATTAACCGGTCAAAGATCTCCACAGCTTCGTTGAAACGTCCGTTCTTATACGCCTTATCTCCAACATACTTTTTTATTTTTTCCAATTCCTGTGGCAGCAGTTCTTTATACAATTGATAGGTAATTGTTCGTCCGTCATCCAGTTTGGCTTTATGATGTATCCATTGCCATACCTGGGCCCGGGAAATTTCTGCCGTGGCTGCATCTTCCATCAGATTGTAGAGGGCAGCACATCCTATTCCGCGGAGCCATGATTCAATATAGAGGATAGCTACATTGATGTTTTTTCTGAGTCCGGCTTCGGTAATTGTACCTTCGGGCACAGCAATGAGCTCTGCAGCAGTGATGTGCACATCTTCCAGCTTTTTGTGCAGCTGATTGGGGGTAGGCATGTATTTATTAAACTGCTCCAAAGCAATCGGCACCAGACCCGGATGAGCTACCCAGGTGCCGTCATGGCCGTCCCGTGCTTCCCGTTCTTTGTCTTTTCTTACTTTTTCCAAAGCAATTTCATTTGCCTGCGGGTCGCTTTTAATCGGTATCTGGGCGGCCATACCTCCCATGGCGTGCACATTTCTGCGGTGACATGTTTTAATAACCAGCAGCGAATAAGCCCGCATAAAAGGAACAGTCATAGTTACCTGGTCACGGTCAGGAAGAATAAAGCCGGGATGTTTTCTGAAGCGTTTTATATAAGAGAAGATATAATCCCACCGCCCACAGTTGAGGCCTGCAGAGTGTTCTCGCAATTCATACAGAATTTCATCCAGTTCAAAGGTTGCCAGAATGGTCTCTATCAGCACAGTAGCCTTGATAGTACCCTGAGGGATGCCTAATTCATTCTGCGCGTAAACGAACACATCATTCCAAAGCCGTGCTTCCAGATGACTTTCCATTTTGGGGAGATAAAAATACGGGCCTGTACCTTTTGCAATAAGGTTTTTGGCGTTGTGAAAAAAATAGAGACCAAAATCAAACAGGGAGCCTGATACGGGTTCCCCATCTACCAGCACGTGTTTTTCAACGAGATGCCACCCGCGTGGGCGCACAAGCAGAGTAGCAATTTTATCATTGAGCTTATAAAATTTGCCGGAAGCCGGATCTTCATAGGTGATGGTTCGGTTTACCGCATCGCGCAGGTTAATTTGCCCCTGTATATTGTTATACCAGGTAGGTGAATTGCTGTCTTC from Chitinophagales bacterium encodes:
- a CDS encoding malate synthase — protein: MDSNTVSTVKGVEIKAEVTPEFAEILTPQALEFVAGLHRKFNARRKELLDKRQVRQKELDAGKFPDFLPETRSIRESEWTVAPLPMDLLDRRVEITGPVERKMIINALNSGAKVFMADFEDSNSPTWYNNIQGQINLRDAVNRTITYEDPASGKFYKLNDKIATLLVRPRGWHLVEKHVLVDGEPVSGSLFDFGLYFFHNAKNLIAKGTGPYFYLPKMESHLEARLWNDVFVYAQNELGIPQGTIKATVLIETILATFELDEILYELREHSAGLNCGRWDYIFSYIKRFRKHPGFILPDRDQVTMTVPFMRAYSLLVIKTCHRRNVHAMGGMAAQIPIKSDPQANEIALEKVRKDKEREARDGHDGTWVAHPGLVPIALEQFNKYMPTPNQLHKKLEDVHITAAELIAVPEGTITEAGLRKNINVAILYIESWLRGIGCAALYNLMEDAATAEISRAQVWQWIHHKAKLDDGRTITYQLYKELLPQELEKIKKYVGDKAYKNGRFNEAVEIFDRLITSEEFIEFLTLPAYEKID